The Desulfurispora thermophila DSM 16022 nucleotide sequence GTGCTGGAGGGAGAAATATCCGAGGCCAACCTGAAAAAGCTGAAAATGGAGCTGGAGAGGATAATAAACAAGGAAGAGGATTCGGTGATCATCTACCACCTGCGCACTACCCGGTACTCCTCCCGGGAAATTATGGGATTGCAAAAGGGCGGGGATGAAAATATAATCTAAGACAGGGATGCTCCGGGCGGATTTGTCGTCGACCTCCAGTAGCGCAAAAATGCCCGGGGGTCGACGACAACTGCAGGGGGCTTCAGCCCCGGAAAAACAAGGATTTGGTAAAATATGTGGGTTTGTATTGAGAAAGCACCCCTCGAAGAGAGGGCTTGTTTTTAGCGCCTCGCAACGGGTTCGTAGCCTGCCTATAAGGAATGGAAACCCGGAGTGCCAAATAGTACCGCTAGCAGACACCGGCAAGTTCGTAGCCTGCCTATAAGGAATGGAAACTGGTTCCCGTAAACGCCGTCAAACCTCTAATCGAAAGTTCGTAGCCTGCCTATAAGGAATGGAAACCCCACATGAGGTTTCCGACCGGGTAATTGCACTCAGTTCGTAGCCTGCCTATAAGGAATGGAAACTGGATCTGTTGCGCCCCCAATCCGGACTTGGCCAGGAGTTCGTAGCCTGCCTATAAGGAATGGAAACGACGCCATCGGCAAGGGAATTTCCGGTACAGAAATGTTCGTAGCCTGCCTATAAGGAATGGAAACCTGGCCTTGGGCCGGCAGTCCTGACCGTCGCCGGCCTGTTCGTAGCCTGCCTATAAGGAATGGAAACCAGATCCAACCTGTCCCTGTGCTCCTAATACCCTAAGGTTCGTAGCCTGCCTATAAGGAATGGAAACCCGGCGTGACGGCTGTAACTAACCCGGTGGCGACGACCGTTCGTAGCCTGCCTATAAGGAATGGAAACATGTCACCTATGAGGGGCTAAAACGGGATATGCGTTGGTTCGTAGCCTGCCTATAAGGAATGGAAACCTGCACTTATATCACCAATCATGCCTGTTGTAAGTGGTTCGTAGCCTGCCTATAAGGAATGGAAACCCTGCCTAACATTCACCAAACAATCAATCACTTCTTTCAGTTCGTAGCCTGCCTATAAGGAATGGAAACTACCATATGACATATATTTCGCGCAACATCTTTCGGTTCGTAGCCTGCCTATAAGGAATGGAAACCCACAATAAGAACAAGGTTCATTTACCTTTGTAGTTTGTTCGTAGCCTGCCTATAAGGAATGGAAACGCACCCTGTATGGAGGTATCGTATAAATCAGCTTCCTCGTTCGTAGCCTGCCTATAAGGAATGGAAACTTGGGGTACCCTTCTTCATCGTACCCCGACAGGATTGTTCGTAGCCTGCCTATAAGGAATGGAAACCTGCTATCGGGATTATAACCAAATTCTTCTGCCCAGTTCGTAGCCTGCCTATAAGGAATGGAAACTATAATATAATAAAATAAATAAAGGAGTGATAATGAGTTCGTAGCCTGCCTATAAGGAATGGAAACAAATACCAAATGCGATATAATAAATTGTTAGACAAGTTCGTAGCCTGCCTATAAGGAATGGAAACATTTCTGCAGGTTTGCTTTCTGCAGGTTGGCCCATCGGTTCGTAGCCTGCCTATAAGGAATGGAAACTCTTTTCCTCCTTTCTCTGCCGCATTTCCCCGGCGGCGTTCGTAGCCTGCCTATAAGGAATGGAAACGGGAAATAAAAAAAGCGCTCTAGTGAGCGCTAAGAGTTCGTAGCCTGCCTATAAGGAATGGAAACCTTCCTGCAGGTCAGCACCCTGCAGGTTAGCCTCTCGCAGGGTTCGTAGCCTGCCTATAAGGAATGGAAACCTCCGGTTTCGGCTAGGGTCAGTGCCCGTGTGCTAGGTTCGTAGCCTGCCTATAAGGAATGGAAACCCGCCCCTGCCGTGATGTCTTCAGAGCTTTGGGGCAGTTCGTAGCCTGCCTATAAGGAATGGAAACCTCGTGCTCCCGGAAATGGGAAATGTTTCCGGTTTTAGTTCGTAGCCTGCCTATAAGGAATGGAAACAAAGATACAACGAACTGGAGCTGGACCTGTTGGTTAGTTCGTAGCCTGCCTATAAGGAATGGAAACTTCGCATTCTTTGCACCATTTACAATCATCTTCCTCGTTCGTAGCCTGCCTATAAGGAATGGAAACCCAACAAAGCAGGTGCAGGCCTGTTCGTGTCAATACGTTCGTAGCCTGCCTATAAGGAATGGAAACCCCGCAAGGTGCTTTGCACGACGGCCTTCCGATGCGTCGGTTCGTAGCCTGCCTATAAGGAATGGAAACGTATTTGCCCTTGGATAATGTCTATTATGCCACTACTCAGTTCGTAGCCTGCCTATAAGGAATGGAAACCGGATGCACCAGCGCCTTGACCGCTTCGGGCAGTACGTTCGTAGCCTGCCTATAAGGAATGGAAACCATTATTTCCCTCCACTTTACGCAGTGCCTCGCTTTGTTCGTAGCCTGCCTATAAGGAATGGAAACCCCCTACCAGTGGAACCCAACACCATACTTGAACGACATGTTCGTAGCCTGCCTATAAGGAATGGAAACCCATCGGTGGGATGTAGGTGATCAGATCCCCGTTATAGTTCGTAGCCTGCCTATAAGGAATGGAAACGGCCTTGAAACGCTGACAGGAGGAAAAGCCAAACTTGTTCGTAGCCTGCCTATAAGGAATGGAAACTATCTAACCAACACCGCAAGGCCGTTCGCCATCCAGAGTTCGTAGCCTGCCTATAAGGAATGGAAACAGGCCGAGGGGACCAATACCGATGAATACGTAATTTGTTCGTAGCCTGCCTATAAGGAATGGAAACACGCAGGAAGCTACCGGCCATGTTGGATACATCAGGTTCGTAGCCTGCCTATAAGGAATGGAAACCCCGGACCTGGCTGGCATTAGCACAAATGAAATGAGTTCGTAGCCTGCCTATAAGGAATGGAAACCAATGTTGAACGGGACCGGGCCATCCCGGCCCGGTTGGGTTCGTAGCCTGCCTATAAGGAATGGAAACAATATTTAATTGTGCCGTCGCGCATAAGCGCAACGGTTCGTAGCCTGCCTATAAGGAATGGAAACCCCTTTCCTGGCTAGGGTCTGGTTCCACGCTGGCAAGTTCGTAGCCTGCCTATAAGGAATGGAAACACCAACATGCCTGCAGTTCTTTTGGAATGTTTGTTGTTCGTAGCCTGCCTATAAGGAATGGAAACCTGCACCGCGCCCGCCAGATCAAATTTTCCGCGAGAGTTCGTAGCCTGCCTATAAGGAATGGAAACCTGGAGAGGTTGAAAAGCCGCAAGTTCATCATGGCCGTTCGTAGCCTGCCTATAAGGAATGGAAACGCCCAAGCGTCAGAGAAAAGACGGGCCGAAAAGTAGGCGTTCGTAGCCTGCCTATAAGGAATGGAAACGGGGACGAAAATTTTCTGGATGGTTTAGCTAATGAAAGTTCGTAGCCTGCCTATAAGGAATGGAAACCCGCGAGCTTCGCCCTTCGACGGCTTTCCAGCCCGGTAGTTCGTAGCCTGCCTATAAGGAATGGAAACCCGGGGACGACCCGATGCGGACCATCGCCGACCTGGGTTCGTAGCCTGCCTATAAGGAATGGAAACTGCACAAAAGCCACCATGCGAATAGCCTTATTTTCGTTCGTAGCCTGCCTATAAGGAATGGAAACTACCACAGGAGGCGGTTTTGGTGCAAATCAATCTTACGTTCGTAGCCTGCCTATAAGGAATGGAAACTACTCCTGACAATAGGCTTCTATTGCCAGGTTAATAGCGTTCGTAGCCTGCCTATAAGGAATGGAAACTGGAAGAAAGCGTCATGCGGACGCTGGCCACCGTGAGTTCGTAGCCTGCCTATAAGGAATGGAAACAGCTGAAGCGCAGGCACCCGGAGCTGTTCTGCAAAGCGTTCGTAGCCTGCCTATAAGGAATGGAAACTCTAAAAAGACAACTTTTCCTTCTTTTTCGCCCAGCAGTTCGTAGCCTGCCTATAAGGAATGGAAACTTGAGTACGGCTGCCGTGCGCCTATTGCCGGCGAAGGTTCGTAGCCTGCCTATAAGGAATGGAAACCCTGCTACTACCAGCGACATGAGCACTACCCCCATAGTTCGTAGCCTGCCTATAAGGAATGGAAACCCACCGTCCCGGTTTTCAGC carries:
- the cas2 gene encoding CRISPR-associated endonuclease Cas2; amino-acid sequence: MFVILVYDVAQRRVARVLKKCRQYLHWVQNSVLEGEISEANLKKLKMELERIINKEEDSVIIYHLRTTRYSSREIMGLQKGGDENII